In Tessaracoccus flavus, the following are encoded in one genomic region:
- a CDS encoding response regulator: protein MVREAYRMFFSRHDTLEVVGEARDGNEAVSLHRELKPDITLMDLQMPDKSGVEAIGEICQADPTACIVALTTFGTRDYIVAALRAGAAGYLLKDAGGPALLAAVEQALDGEMPLSSAVRRELVRDVVDSAVRERPALPDPGLAPRERELLTWLAQGLTNQQIGQKMFVSEGSVKQYLSHIGDKLGLKSRTQILMRAVQLGIVDPTELDPITGL from the coding sequence ATGGTGCGCGAGGCGTACCGGATGTTTTTCTCGCGGCACGACACCCTTGAGGTGGTAGGCGAGGCCCGAGACGGGAACGAGGCTGTTTCGCTGCACCGCGAGCTGAAGCCCGACATCACTCTCATGGACCTCCAGATGCCCGACAAATCGGGCGTCGAGGCAATCGGTGAGATCTGCCAAGCAGACCCGACGGCCTGCATCGTCGCACTCACAACGTTTGGCACTCGCGATTACATTGTGGCGGCACTGCGCGCCGGCGCAGCCGGATACCTCCTCAAGGACGCCGGCGGTCCAGCTCTGCTGGCGGCCGTCGAGCAAGCGCTGGACGGCGAGATGCCACTGTCGTCCGCAGTGCGGCGGGAACTGGTCCGCGACGTCGTTGACAGCGCGGTTCGCGAACGCCCTGCGCTGCCAGATCCCGGTCTGGCGCCACGGGAACGAGAACTGCTGACATGGCTGGCCCAGGGCCTAACCAACCAACAAATCGGACAGAAGATGTTCGTGTCTGAAGGGTCCGTGAAGCAGTACCTCTCACATATCGGCGACAAGCTGGGCCTGAAGTCACGCACGCAGATTCTGATGCGCGCGGTCCAACTGGGCATCGTCGACCCGACAGAGTTAGACCCCATCACCGGTCTCTAG
- a CDS encoding ABC transporter ATP-binding protein, which yields MTKRYGSKTVVDNLSVQIQPGVVTGFLGPNGAGKSTTMRMLLGLERPTSGTALIDGVPYRTLKRPLTTVGALLDAGWVHPKRSARDHLRWVAASNRIDTARVDEILEIVGLREAARRKAGEFSLGMRQRLGLATAMLGDPQHYILDEPVNGLDPEGIHWIRQVMRRLADQGKTVLVSSHLLSEMSQTADNLIVIAQGRLLADTTVEAFVAAQGAGKIRVRARRLDELAAALRHRGAEVIVRDSAQDRCLAVTGLSIEEVADVAGDYGVLELGQERVSLEDAFIEMTRDGVEYAGSVGRK from the coding sequence TTGACCAAGCGATACGGCTCAAAGACCGTAGTCGACAACCTTTCGGTCCAGATTCAGCCCGGCGTGGTGACTGGATTCCTCGGCCCTAACGGGGCCGGAAAGTCCACCACCATGCGGATGCTGCTGGGCCTCGAACGACCCACATCTGGGACCGCCCTCATCGACGGAGTGCCCTACCGCACCCTCAAGCGGCCGCTCACCACCGTCGGAGCGCTGCTCGACGCCGGCTGGGTGCACCCCAAGCGGTCTGCCCGGGATCACCTGCGCTGGGTGGCTGCCTCCAACAGGATCGACACCGCGCGCGTGGACGAGATCCTTGAGATCGTTGGGCTGCGTGAAGCAGCCCGCCGCAAGGCTGGCGAGTTCTCGCTCGGCATGCGACAGCGGCTCGGGCTCGCTACCGCGATGCTAGGAGATCCCCAGCACTACATCCTAGACGAGCCCGTCAACGGACTTGACCCCGAAGGTATCCACTGGATTCGGCAGGTGATGCGCCGCCTAGCTGACCAGGGCAAAACGGTCCTCGTGTCTAGTCACCTTCTCTCGGAAATGTCCCAGACGGCCGACAACCTCATCGTGATTGCTCAGGGTCGGCTGCTGGCCGACACCACTGTGGAGGCATTCGTCGCAGCCCAGGGCGCGGGCAAGATCCGGGTCAGGGCACGTCGTCTCGACGAGCTCGCCGCGGCGCTGAGGCACCGAGGCGCAGAGGTGATTGTGCGTGACTCGGCCCAGGACCGGTGCCTAGCGGTCACGGGCCTCTCGATCGAAGAGGTCGCGGATGTGGCAGGCGACTACGGCGTGCTCGAGTTGGGACAGGAACGCGTCTCGCTTGAAGACGCCTTTATTGAGATGACCCGCGACGGCGTTGAGTACGCCGGCTCCGTGGGAAGGAAGTGA
- a CDS encoding helix-turn-helix transcriptional regulator, with amino-acid sequence MDVMGRYETVATQLAEQMCSDGSETAPEKLQILTRLLAARGDGSPPWLQELEAATVVRALSTGLDWAQIASAAPSYQLPKDPHVMGALACLHFSGGECSPRLVRSALGHAADMPSLQRRLIDGGWIRIRRGADPRGGMATRWVLPLDRAAAAQAAAQLVVPTATADRKPALPLSGSPSALRQAMIRFGRDGGDPHQVIDLLVPAAASGDARALRSVLGRSLAVNQSAALQNTVRAGIAFLSLTLGERDAAEAAWPQQARQTQPGAFLPAVVSALFEPHQEFLIDRVDELRTLSSSTSEHLVVAWASLQLALGASERGSLAEAEALCESARWVALALEEPYLMARSDLVEAVIALTRADDAQATERIASATRTLSGAGTRTALVALLDTLGKTRSRQGRLQAKALLIGWMTAHWHSLSAREWAMLPHPEELPLDEQQRLWAHGAATTLNQLVGQGLSGPRRLPKLTPRESEVSHLVSTGMTNDQIARRLGLSRRTVVNHLCSVMRKLDCATRVQVAIHVSQLSLAKR; translated from the coding sequence ATGGACGTGATGGGGCGCTACGAAACCGTAGCCACACAGCTCGCTGAGCAGATGTGCAGCGACGGCTCGGAGACCGCACCGGAGAAGCTGCAGATCCTCACCCGGCTGCTCGCGGCACGTGGGGATGGCAGCCCACCCTGGCTCCAGGAGCTGGAGGCTGCAACCGTGGTGCGCGCCCTGTCGACGGGGCTCGACTGGGCACAGATCGCTAGCGCCGCGCCTTCGTACCAGCTGCCTAAGGACCCACATGTCATGGGGGCGCTGGCCTGTCTCCACTTCAGCGGCGGCGAGTGCTCGCCGAGGCTGGTCAGGAGTGCGCTGGGCCACGCTGCCGACATGCCCAGCCTCCAACGCCGGCTGATCGACGGAGGGTGGATCCGGATCAGGCGCGGCGCCGACCCGCGAGGGGGAATGGCCACTCGCTGGGTGCTCCCGCTGGACAGGGCGGCTGCAGCTCAGGCGGCAGCTCAGCTCGTCGTCCCGACGGCGACAGCTGACCGGAAGCCGGCGCTGCCCCTGAGTGGCAGCCCTTCCGCGCTGCGTCAGGCCATGATTCGTTTCGGTCGAGATGGTGGAGACCCCCACCAGGTGATCGATCTGTTGGTCCCCGCAGCCGCATCCGGTGATGCTCGGGCCCTGCGGTCCGTGCTGGGGAGGAGCCTTGCGGTCAACCAGTCGGCTGCACTGCAGAACACGGTGCGTGCCGGTATTGCATTTCTCTCGCTGACCCTTGGCGAGCGCGATGCGGCCGAGGCTGCGTGGCCGCAGCAGGCGCGGCAGACCCAGCCTGGGGCGTTCCTCCCGGCGGTGGTCTCAGCGCTCTTCGAACCCCATCAGGAATTCCTGATTGACCGAGTCGATGAGCTGCGAACTCTGTCCTCCTCCACCAGCGAGCACCTCGTCGTCGCGTGGGCATCGCTGCAGTTGGCACTAGGTGCCAGCGAACGAGGTTCACTGGCGGAGGCCGAAGCCTTGTGCGAGTCTGCCCGATGGGTGGCGCTGGCCCTAGAAGAGCCCTACCTCATGGCTCGAAGCGACCTCGTGGAAGCAGTCATCGCGCTGACGCGAGCCGATGATGCCCAGGCCACCGAGCGAATTGCGTCGGCCACGAGGACGCTGAGTGGTGCCGGGACGCGCACCGCTCTCGTGGCCCTCCTGGACACGCTTGGCAAGACAAGATCACGCCAAGGAAGGTTGCAAGCGAAGGCCCTATTGATTGGTTGGATGACCGCCCACTGGCACAGTCTCAGCGCCCGGGAATGGGCGATGCTCCCGCATCCAGAGGAACTGCCTCTAGACGAACAACAACGGCTTTGGGCGCACGGTGCAGCTACCACGCTGAACCAATTGGTAGGGCAGGGCCTGAGCGGCCCTCGTCGCTTGCCGAAGCTCACCCCGCGTGAGTCGGAGGTGTCTCACCTCGTCAGCACGGGGATGACCAACGATCAGATCGCCCGACGGCTGGGATTGTCACGCCGGACCGTGGTCAATCACCTCTGCAGCGTGATGCGCAAGCTCGATTGCGCCACCCGAGTCCAAGTTGCCATACACGTCAGCCAGCTCTCGCTAGCCAAAAGATAA
- a CDS encoding ATP-binding cassette domain-containing protein: MLCGLIEPTEGEIRYEGLAKVDYSREHFYSHVGYVPQEVHLLNRTILENITMSSTELGEDDARRAATEAMVGADIQALPMGYQTLVAEMGGNFSGGQRQRIALARALVRQPKVLVLDEATSSLDTHNESRIASMLREKSCTVIVIAHRMSTVVDADRIYVMEDGEIMESGSHDELLMSGPRYRDLFASSLAVRH, encoded by the coding sequence GTGCTCTGCGGCCTGATCGAGCCAACCGAAGGCGAGATTCGCTACGAGGGCCTTGCGAAGGTCGACTACAGCCGAGAGCACTTCTACAGCCACGTCGGCTACGTTCCGCAAGAAGTGCACCTCCTCAACCGGACCATCCTCGAGAACATCACTATGAGCAGCACGGAACTGGGGGAGGATGACGCCCGTCGCGCTGCCACCGAGGCCATGGTGGGCGCCGACATCCAGGCGCTGCCCATGGGTTACCAGACGCTCGTCGCTGAGATGGGTGGCAACTTTTCAGGTGGCCAACGGCAGCGAATCGCGCTGGCGCGTGCCCTCGTCCGACAGCCGAAGGTGCTGGTGCTCGACGAAGCGACCAGCTCCTTGGACACACACAACGAATCGCGTATCGCGTCGATGCTGCGGGAGAAGTCCTGCACCGTCATCGTCATCGCGCACCGCATGTCCACGGTGGTCGATGCGGATCGAATCTACGTGATGGAGGATGGCGAAATCATGGAGAGCGGTTCGCACGACGAGTTGCTGATGTCAGGTCCTCGCTACCGGGATCTGTTCGCATCCTCGCTCGCGGTTCGTCACTAA